Proteins from a genomic interval of Diospyros lotus cultivar Yz01 chromosome 6, ASM1463336v1, whole genome shotgun sequence:
- the LOC127804597 gene encoding uncharacterized protein LOC127804597 → MLLAVLIANSEGNILVERFNGVPAEERLHWRSFLVKLGADNLKGVKNEELLVACHKSVYIVYTVLGDVSLFVVGKDEYDELALAEALHVITSAVKDACGKPPTERLFLDKYGKICLCLDEIVWKGLLENTDKERIKRLIRLKPPTEF, encoded by the exons ATGTTGCTGGCTGTGCTGATCGCCAACTCCGAGGGCAACATTCTCGTTGAACG GTTCAATGGAGTTCCAGCTGAGGAACGTCTGCACTGGCGTTCTTTCTTGGTTAAGCTGGGAGCAGATAATCTTAAAGGTGTCAAGAATGAAGAGCTCCTAGTTGCTTGCCACAA GTCTGTTTATATTGTTTACACTGTGCTTGGAGATGTAAGCCTTTTTGTTGTTGGCAAGGATGAGTATGATGAACTTGCCT TGGCAGAAGCACTTCATGTTATAACTTCAGCTGTGAAGGATGCGTGTGGAAAACCTCCAACAGAGCGCCTTTTCCTGGATAAGTATGGGAAGATCTGCCTTTGTTTGGATGAGATTGTCTGGAAG GGTTTGCTCGAGAACACGGATAAGGAGAGAATCAAAAGGCTCATAAGGTTGAAACCACCAACTGAATTCTGA